A single genomic interval of Amycolatopsis albispora harbors:
- the infB gene encoding translation initiation factor IF-2, with the protein MPGKARVHELAKELGVTSKEVLAKLKEQGEFVKSASSTVEAPVARRVRDAYAKKDGAKGGKKPVPGPANGAKPGPSPAKMAPKPAAPAPQQPAQERPAAQQQRPAAPGARPGPRPGPRPAAPAPQQPAAKPEQEAPAAKAAPAEQAPAAPSAPAQPKPDTSGQKPETPAAGSPGVVPPKPQGPKPGGPKPGPRPPRVGNNPFGVGSGAPAPRPSGPRPGGGQSGGDRPPRPGGDRAPRPGGDRPAGDRPAGNRPNPGNMPPRPNPGMMPGRTQRPAPGGGRGGPGGGRGGPGGGARGGPGGPRGGGGGGGFRPGGGGPGGGGGGFRPGGGAPAGGGGFRGGGGGRGGPGGRGGTAGAFGRPGGPSRKGRKSKRQKRQEYMDNMQAPSVGGVRLPKGSGETIRLPRGASLTDFADKIDANPASLVQVLFHLGEMVTATQSVSEDVLELLGSEMNYVVQVVSPEEEDRELLETFDITYGDDAGDEEDLQVRPPVVTIMGHVDHGKTRLLDTIRKTKVRESEAGGITQHIGAYQIETELEGEPRLITFIDTPGHEAFTAMRARGANSTDIAVIVVAADDGVMPQTVEAINHAQAAKAPIVVAINKIDKEGANPDKIRQQLTEYNLVAEEYGGDTMFVEISARQNINIDGLLEAILLTADAALDLRANPDMEAQGVAIEAHLDRGRGPVATVLVQRGTLRVGDSVVAGDAYGRVRRMVDEHNEDVTEALPSRPVQVIGFTSVPGAGDTFLVVDEDRVARQIAERRQARIRNAQNAAKRKRVSLEDLDSALKETNTLNLIIKGDNSGTVEALEASLLQLDVGEDVDLTVVHRGVGGVTESDIDLATASDAIVLGFNVRAQGKATERATREGVDVRYYTVIYQAIDEIEQALKGMLKPEYEEVELGKAEVREVFKSSKIGTIAGCLVTSGEIRRNARARLIRDGVVVAENLPVSSLRRFKDDVVEVRDGYECGLTLGSYSDIKVEDIIETYEQREKPRA; encoded by the coding sequence GTGCCAGGCAAGGCCCGTGTACACGAGCTCGCGAAGGAGCTCGGGGTTACCAGCAAGGAAGTACTCGCCAAGCTCAAGGAGCAGGGCGAATTCGTGAAGTCGGCGTCGTCGACGGTGGAGGCCCCGGTGGCCCGCCGCGTCCGTGACGCCTACGCCAAGAAGGACGGCGCCAAGGGCGGCAAGAAGCCGGTCCCCGGCCCCGCCAACGGCGCCAAGCCGGGCCCGAGCCCGGCCAAGATGGCTCCCAAGCCCGCCGCTCCGGCGCCGCAGCAGCCCGCCCAGGAGCGGCCTGCCGCGCAGCAGCAGCGCCCGGCCGCCCCCGGCGCCCGTCCCGGACCGCGTCCGGGCCCGCGCCCGGCGGCTCCCGCGCCGCAGCAGCCCGCGGCGAAGCCGGAGCAGGAGGCCCCGGCGGCCAAGGCCGCCCCGGCCGAGCAGGCGCCCGCCGCGCCGTCGGCTCCGGCGCAGCCGAAGCCGGACACCTCCGGGCAGAAGCCGGAGACGCCCGCCGCGGGTTCCCCCGGTGTGGTGCCGCCCAAGCCGCAGGGCCCCAAGCCCGGTGGCCCGAAGCCCGGTCCGCGCCCGCCGCGGGTCGGCAACAACCCGTTCGGTGTCGGCTCGGGTGCGCCCGCGCCGCGTCCGTCCGGCCCGCGTCCCGGTGGCGGCCAGTCCGGCGGCGACCGGCCCCCGCGTCCCGGCGGCGACCGCGCCCCGCGTCCCGGTGGGGACCGTCCGGCCGGTGACCGTCCCGCGGGCAACCGCCCGAACCCGGGCAACATGCCCCCGCGCCCGAACCCCGGCATGATGCCGGGCCGGACCCAGCGCCCCGCCCCCGGTGGCGGCCGCGGTGGTCCCGGTGGTGGCCGTGGTGGTCCCGGTGGCGGCGCTCGTGGCGGCCCCGGTGGTCCCCGTGGCGGTGGCGGTGGCGGCGGCTTCCGCCCCGGTGGCGGCGGTCCCGGTGGCGGTGGCGGTGGCTTCCGTCCCGGTGGCGGCGCGCCCGCCGGTGGTGGCGGTTTCCGCGGTGGCGGCGGTGGCCGTGGCGGCCCCGGTGGCCGCGGCGGCACGGCTGGTGCCTTCGGCCGTCCCGGTGGTCCCTCGCGCAAGGGCCGCAAGTCGAAGCGGCAGAAGCGCCAGGAGTACATGGACAACATGCAGGCGCCCAGCGTCGGTGGTGTCCGTCTGCCCAAGGGCTCCGGTGAGACGATCCGGCTGCCCCGCGGTGCCTCGCTGACCGACTTCGCGGACAAGATCGACGCGAACCCGGCTTCGCTGGTGCAGGTGCTGTTCCACCTCGGTGAGATGGTCACCGCCACGCAGTCGGTGTCGGAGGACGTGCTCGAGCTGCTCGGCTCCGAGATGAACTACGTCGTCCAGGTGGTCAGCCCCGAGGAGGAGGACCGCGAGCTGCTGGAGACCTTCGACATCACCTACGGCGACGACGCCGGTGACGAGGAGGACCTGCAGGTCAGGCCGCCGGTGGTGACCATCATGGGTCACGTCGACCACGGTAAGACCCGCCTGCTGGACACGATCCGGAAGACGAAGGTGCGCGAGAGTGAAGCCGGTGGCATCACCCAGCACATCGGCGCCTACCAGATCGAGACCGAGCTCGAGGGCGAGCCGCGGCTGATCACCTTCATCGACACCCCCGGTCACGAGGCGTTCACCGCCATGCGTGCCCGTGGTGCGAACTCCACCGACATCGCGGTGATCGTGGTCGCCGCCGACGACGGTGTGATGCCGCAGACGGTCGAGGCGATCAACCACGCGCAGGCCGCCAAGGCGCCGATCGTGGTCGCGATCAACAAGATCGACAAGGAGGGCGCGAACCCGGACAAGATCCGGCAGCAGCTCACCGAGTACAACCTGGTGGCCGAGGAGTACGGCGGCGACACCATGTTCGTCGAGATCTCCGCGCGGCAGAACATCAACATCGACGGTCTGCTCGAGGCGATCCTGCTCACCGCCGACGCCGCACTGGACCTCCGCGCCAACCCGGACATGGAGGCGCAGGGCGTCGCGATCGAGGCGCACCTGGACCGCGGTCGCGGCCCGGTGGCCACGGTGCTGGTGCAGCGCGGCACGCTGCGGGTCGGCGACTCGGTGGTGGCGGGCGACGCCTACGGCCGCGTCCGCCGCATGGTCGACGAGCACAACGAGGACGTCACCGAGGCGCTGCCCTCGCGTCCGGTGCAGGTCATCGGGTTCACCTCGGTGCCGGGTGCCGGCGACACCTTCCTGGTGGTGGACGAGGACCGGGTCGCGCGGCAGATCGCCGAGCGGCGCCAGGCCCGCATCCGCAACGCCCAGAACGCGGCGAAGCGGAAGCGCGTCAGCCTGGAGGACCTGGACTCCGCGCTGAAGGAGACCAACACCCTCAACCTGATCATCAAGGGTGACAACTCGGGTACCGTCGAGGCGCTCGAAGCATCCTTGCTGCAGCTGGACGTGGGTGAGGACGTCGACCTGACCGTGGTGCACCGCGGTGTCGGTGGCGTCACCGAGAGTGACATCGACCTGGCGACCGCTTCGGACGCCATCGTGCTGGGCTTCAACGTCCGTGCGCAGGGCAAGGCCACCGAGCGGGCCACGCGTGAAGGCGTGGACGTCCGCTACTACACGGTGATCTACCAGGCGATCGACGAGATCGAGCAGGCGCTCAAGGGCATGCTCAAGCCCGAGTACGAAGAGGTCGAGCTGGGCAAGGCGGAGGTCCGCGAGGTCTTCAAGTCCTCGAAGATCGGCACCATCGCCGGTTGCCTGGTCACCTCGGGCGAGATCCGCCGCAACGCCAGGGCCCGGCTCATCCGGGACGGTGTGGTGGTCGCCGAGAACCTGCCGGTCAGCTCGCTGCGGCGGTTCAAGGACGACGTGGTCGAGGTCAGGGACGGCTACGAATGTGGTCTGACCCTGGGCTCGTACAGCGACATCAAGGTCGAGGACATCATCGAGACCTACGAGCAGCGCGAGAAACCGCGCGCCTGA
- a CDS encoding DUF503 domain-containing protein — protein MYVGALEFDVLLGDVHSLKQKRSVVRPLIADVRKRFEVSVAEAGHLDLHRRALVGVAIVAADSEHVRDVLDACERLIAGRPELELLSVRRRLIGPED, from the coding sequence ATGTACGTAGGTGCGCTCGAGTTCGACGTGCTGCTCGGGGACGTGCACTCGCTCAAGCAGAAGCGCTCGGTGGTGCGTCCGCTGATCGCGGACGTGCGCAAGCGGTTCGAGGTGTCGGTCGCCGAGGCCGGTCACCTCGACCTGCACCGCCGCGCGCTGGTCGGAGTGGCGATCGTGGCCGCCGACAGCGAGCATGTGCGGGACGTTCTCGATGCCTGTGAACGCCTGATCGCCGGTCGCCCGGAGCTGGAACTGCTCTCGGTGCGGCGCCGGTTGATCGGACCAGAAGACTAG
- the rbfA gene encoding 30S ribosome-binding factor RbfA, producing the protein MADPARARKLAKRISQIVASAIEHDIKDPRLANVTITDTKITADLHDATVYYTVLGETLDSAPDMAGAAAALESARGALRSKVGQGTGVRYTPTLTFVTDNIPEEAQRIEDLLAKAREADAEVARRATGAQPAGEADPYRPPRADDDELSH; encoded by the coding sequence GTGGCCGATCCGGCACGCGCGCGCAAGCTCGCCAAGCGGATTTCCCAGATCGTGGCGTCCGCCATCGAGCACGACATCAAGGACCCGCGGCTGGCGAACGTGACGATCACGGACACCAAGATCACCGCGGACCTGCACGATGCGACGGTGTACTACACGGTGCTCGGCGAAACGCTGGACTCCGCGCCTGACATGGCGGGTGCGGCGGCGGCGCTGGAGTCGGCCCGCGGGGCGCTGCGGTCGAAGGTGGGGCAGGGGACCGGCGTCCGGTACACCCCGACGCTGACCTTCGTCACCGACAACATTCCCGAGGAGGCGCAGCGGATCGAGGATCTGCTCGCCAAGGCCAGGGAGGCCGACGCTGAGGTGGCCCGCCGGGCGACCGGGGCGCAGCCGGCCGGGGAAGCCGACCCGTACCGCCCGCCGCGGGCGGACGACGACGAGCTGTCCCACTGA
- a CDS encoding alpha/beta hydrolase gives MSGKGFSRRALLLGGGALAVAACDPAEPAAPSASPAPPVVPAPPTPAGPVTVDRVWSAARGAELDLVLITPEGVPAADLPVCLALHGRGSSAKTFVDLGLPSMLTEAVRAGVPPFTVAAVDGDHYWVAVDEADDPQRMLSGEVPEWLTRRGLGLRTGGVPSAIMGISMGAFGALRYARDHRDLRAAAAISPALFVGWGDARSRKVFRDRAQWEAHEPLLHADDTAPVPVGVWCGTQDPFAGAARRYIQAARPVVSRLSPGGHTDKYWKKVLPDVLRFVGERVG, from the coding sequence TTGTCCGGCAAGGGCTTTTCGCGACGGGCGCTGCTGCTGGGCGGCGGCGCCCTCGCGGTTGCGGCCTGTGACCCGGCGGAGCCCGCCGCGCCCTCGGCCAGTCCGGCCCCGCCGGTGGTGCCCGCGCCCCCGACGCCGGCCGGTCCGGTGACCGTGGACCGGGTGTGGTCGGCGGCGCGGGGCGCCGAGCTGGACCTCGTGCTGATCACGCCGGAGGGCGTACCGGCGGCGGACCTGCCGGTCTGCCTGGCGTTGCACGGGCGCGGGTCGAGCGCGAAGACCTTTGTGGACCTCGGGCTGCCGTCGATGCTGACCGAGGCGGTGCGGGCGGGGGTGCCGCCGTTCACCGTGGCCGCCGTCGACGGGGACCACTACTGGGTGGCGGTGGACGAGGCAGATGACCCGCAGCGCATGCTCAGCGGTGAGGTGCCGGAGTGGCTGACCCGCCGCGGTCTCGGCCTGCGCACCGGCGGGGTGCCGTCGGCGATCATGGGCATTTCGATGGGCGCGTTCGGCGCGCTGCGGTACGCGCGCGACCATCGGGACCTGCGGGCAGCGGCGGCGATCAGCCCGGCTCTCTTTGTCGGCTGGGGTGACGCGCGCTCGCGCAAGGTGTTCCGGGACCGCGCGCAGTGGGAAGCACACGAGCCGCTGCTGCACGCCGACGACACCGCGCCGGTGCCGGTGGGCGTCTGGTGCGGCACGCAGGACCCGTTCGCCGGTGCCGCCCGCCGCTACATCCAGGCGGCGCGGCCGGTGGTCTCGCGGCTGTCGCCGGGCGGGCACACCGACAAGTACTGGAAGAAGGTCCTGCCCGACGTGCTGCGGTTCGTCGGCGAACGGGTCGGCTGA
- a CDS encoding TRM11 family SAM-dependent methyltransferase has protein sequence MFQYAILVYPSANRVYTDSAPKLLRAELAVFGAAALSAEITESAETEIGGVGYVTFTTTGPLSDADLAALSNLSALYALFEVRGELLRPLAVRRADRLDSDLLTIQKYPGKTNELFTKLLLNVTLLTAGRGFGEQLELLDPLCGRGTTLNQAMMYGFHGTGFDVDAKDFDAYELFIKTWLRNKRIKHTADAGALRRNKVRLGRRLEIEYGLTKEQYKAGDTRRLAVYNCDTLTTDELLRANSIDLIVTDAPYGVQHGSHREAALSRSPSDLLAAAVPVWTRVLRPGGALGISWNIYVTKREELAAILTRAGLEVREGGPFEEFEHRVDQSIVRDLIVARKPG, from the coding sequence ATGTTCCAGTACGCGATCCTGGTGTATCCGTCGGCCAACCGGGTGTACACCGATTCCGCCCCGAAGCTGCTCCGCGCCGAGCTGGCCGTGTTCGGCGCGGCCGCGTTGTCGGCCGAGATCACCGAAAGCGCCGAAACCGAGATCGGCGGGGTCGGTTACGTCACTTTCACCACCACCGGCCCGCTGAGCGACGCGGACCTGGCGGCGCTGTCGAACCTTTCGGCGCTGTACGCGTTGTTCGAGGTGCGCGGCGAGCTGCTGCGGCCGCTGGCGGTGCGCCGCGCCGACCGGCTCGACTCGGACCTGCTGACCATCCAGAAGTACCCCGGCAAGACGAACGAGCTGTTCACCAAGCTCCTGCTCAACGTCACCCTGCTCACCGCCGGGCGCGGCTTCGGCGAGCAGCTGGAGCTGCTGGATCCCTTGTGCGGCCGGGGAACCACGCTCAACCAGGCGATGATGTACGGCTTCCACGGCACCGGGTTCGACGTGGACGCCAAGGACTTCGACGCCTACGAGCTGTTCATCAAGACCTGGCTGCGGAACAAGCGGATCAAGCACACCGCCGACGCGGGTGCCTTGCGGCGCAACAAGGTCCGCCTCGGTCGGCGGCTGGAGATCGAGTACGGGCTGACCAAGGAGCAGTACAAGGCCGGCGACACCCGGCGGCTGGCGGTGTACAACTGCGACACGCTGACCACCGACGAGCTGCTGCGCGCGAACTCGATCGACCTGATCGTCACCGACGCGCCCTACGGCGTGCAGCACGGCAGCCACCGGGAAGCCGCGCTTTCGCGCAGCCCCAGCGATCTGCTCGCGGCCGCGGTTCCGGTGTGGACCAGGGTGCTGCGCCCCGGTGGCGCGCTCGGCATCTCGTGGAACATCTACGTGACCAAGCGCGAGGAACTGGCGGCCATCCTGACGCGAGCGGGCCTGGAGGTCCGCGAAGGCGGGCCGTTCGAGGAGTTCGAGCACCGGGTGGACCAGTCGATCGTGCGAGACCTGATCGTGGCCCGCAAACCGGGCTAA
- a CDS encoding DHH family phosphoesterase, which produces MTTSQLDVDRAAALLRGSGDVLILSHVRPDADTLGSALALGRVLRRRGATVRVSYSGGSALPDSLRSLDPDGLFVPEDQLPASVPQLITVDVASVARLGALADRVEATRAAGGDVLVIDHHASNPGFGTLNLIDAHAEATVVLVLRVLDALEEKLDAVTASCLYAGLVTDTAMFRLARPDTHRMAVRLLEAGVDPAALTREVVDERPFAALAMLGSVLSAARFEPDAAQGFGLVHTTVPADLAATVRYEEVEGVIDVVRTVGEAGVAVVLKEVAGPSPEWTVSLRSAGRLDVSAVAVSLGGGGHKLAAGCTLTGTADQALEQLRAALETAPLL; this is translated from the coding sequence GTGACCACCTCGCAGCTCGACGTCGATCGTGCCGCGGCCCTGCTCCGGGGCTCCGGTGACGTGCTCATCCTGTCCCATGTCCGTCCCGACGCCGACACGCTCGGCAGCGCGCTGGCCCTCGGCCGGGTGCTGCGCCGCCGCGGTGCGACCGTGCGCGTGTCCTACTCCGGCGGTTCCGCGCTGCCGGACAGCCTGCGCTCGCTGGACCCCGACGGCCTCTTTGTGCCCGAGGACCAGCTGCCCGCGTCGGTGCCCCAGCTGATCACCGTGGACGTGGCCAGCGTGGCCAGGCTCGGCGCGCTCGCCGATCGTGTCGAGGCCACCCGCGCCGCCGGTGGGGACGTGCTGGTGATCGACCACCACGCCTCCAACCCCGGCTTCGGCACGCTGAACCTGATCGACGCGCACGCCGAGGCCACCGTGGTGCTGGTGCTCCGCGTGCTCGACGCGCTGGAGGAGAAGCTCGACGCGGTGACCGCGAGCTGCCTGTACGCCGGGCTGGTCACCGACACCGCGATGTTCCGCCTCGCCAGGCCGGACACCCACCGGATGGCGGTCCGGCTGCTCGAAGCCGGGGTGGACCCGGCCGCGCTGACCAGGGAGGTGGTCGACGAGCGGCCGTTCGCGGCGCTGGCCATGCTCGGCTCGGTGCTCTCGGCCGCCCGGTTCGAACCGGACGCCGCGCAGGGCTTCGGCCTGGTGCACACCACGGTGCCAGCCGACCTCGCCGCCACCGTGCGGTACGAGGAGGTCGAAGGCGTGATCGACGTGGTGCGCACGGTCGGTGAGGCGGGCGTGGCGGTCGTGCTGAAGGAGGTGGCCGGGCCGAGTCCGGAGTGGACGGTCTCGCTGCGCTCGGCCGGGCGGCTGGACGTGTCCGCGGTGGCGGTGTCGCTCGGCGGCGGCGGGCACAAGCTGGCCGCGGGCTGCACCCTGACCGGCACCGCGGACCAGGCGCTGGAACAGTTGCGCGCTGCCCTCGAAACGGCTCCGCTGCTTTAG
- a CDS encoding alpha/beta hydrolase family protein — protein sequence MLRTRRPAILLAVLGILLSLLVTPAQADQLQNEPISFPSGAKTLHGSIVGPPPDGVRRPAMVLVHGSGRVTREKVRREAEAFAAQGVVSLIYDKDVSAYSTVSRDFSALADDAVAALAYLRTRPEADPARTGLWGLSEGAWVAPLAATRSDPAFLVVVGGNGVSPVRAQSWSYRRWLGHQGVTSDAVLDLVSSTATRIAAEAGMFPEADFDPVPSLERLRLPVLGIWGGKDNQSPPGDATAVYARALAANPSYTMRVFPDAHHALIRTTTGFDRLDALAPGYPELVGSWVHGLGAGAPPSTSDTPPAQAEPAPPLTPLAWWESLWGQAVALLALVVAFAGYPLTARRRRPGLAAARWTSAAGLLTLTGFFAFLVTVVLSNGQEVGPVVAGRPLLWLVTQLLAIGALVAAGFTAMAWRRSGTGRIRLGLLLGGAVLLVPWGLYWGLLLP from the coding sequence ATGCTGCGCACCAGACGACCGGCGATCCTGCTCGCCGTCCTCGGAATCCTGTTGTCCCTGCTGGTCACGCCCGCCCAGGCGGACCAGCTCCAGAACGAGCCGATCTCCTTTCCCAGCGGGGCGAAAACCCTGCACGGCTCGATCGTCGGCCCGCCACCCGACGGCGTGCGCCGCCCGGCGATGGTGCTCGTCCACGGCTCCGGCCGGGTGACCAGGGAGAAGGTGCGGCGGGAGGCCGAGGCCTTCGCCGCGCAGGGCGTGGTCTCGCTCATCTACGACAAGGACGTCAGCGCGTACTCCACGGTCAGCCGCGACTTCTCCGCGCTGGCGGACGACGCGGTGGCGGCGCTGGCCTACCTGCGCACCCGCCCGGAGGCCGATCCGGCCCGCACCGGGCTGTGGGGGCTGAGCGAAGGCGCCTGGGTCGCGCCACTGGCCGCGACCCGGAGTGATCCCGCCTTCCTGGTGGTGGTCGGCGGCAACGGGGTCAGCCCGGTCCGCGCCCAGTCGTGGAGCTACCGCCGGTGGCTGGGGCACCAGGGCGTCACCTCGGACGCGGTGCTGGACCTGGTCTCGTCCACCGCCACCCGGATCGCGGCCGAGGCGGGCATGTTCCCCGAGGCGGACTTCGATCCGGTGCCGTCACTGGAAAGGCTGCGGCTGCCGGTGCTCGGCATCTGGGGCGGCAAGGACAACCAGAGCCCGCCGGGGGACGCCACCGCCGTCTACGCCCGCGCGCTGGCCGCGAATCCCAGCTACACCATGCGGGTGTTCCCCGACGCGCACCACGCGCTGATCCGGACCACCACCGGCTTCGACCGGCTCGATGCGCTGGCACCCGGCTACCCCGAACTGGTCGGCTCCTGGGTGCACGGCCTGGGCGCCGGCGCTCCTCCGTCCACTTCGGACACGCCACCGGCGCAGGCGGAACCGGCGCCGCCGCTGACCCCGCTCGCCTGGTGGGAATCGCTGTGGGGGCAGGCCGTCGCGCTGCTCGCGCTGGTGGTGGCGTTCGCCGGGTACCCGCTGACCGCCCGACGGCGGCGGCCGGGACTGGCCGCGGCACGCTGGACGTCGGCGGCCGGGCTGCTGACGCTGACCGGGTTCTTCGCGTTCCTGGTGACGGTGGTGCTGAGCAACGGGCAGGAGGTCGGCCCGGTGGTCGCGGGCAGGCCGCTGCTCTGGCTGGTGACGCAGCTGCTCGCGATCGGCGCGCTGGTCGCGGCGGGGTTCACCGCGATGGCCTGGCGCCGGTCCGGAACCGGCCGGATCCGGCTGGGCCTGCTGCTGGGTGGCGCGGTGCTGCTGGTGCCGTGGGGCCTCTACTGGGGACTGCTGCTGCCGTGA
- a CDS encoding ArsR/SmtB family transcription factor yields MPSPPEPEQVDDPARLKALTHPRRLRILTELRRGPATATMLARALGENSGATSYHLRQLAEHGYVEAAGDHAGTARGRERWWRLRPHDLRFPPRSAQSPAMRAQFDEFGRQKFQADLDLFAAFQAQREAMGDWGDVLPFSRGTLHLTREEAVRFFEDYLELFRRYWRTGDDVPPDARALAVRFIAFPIPETEAPVD; encoded by the coding sequence ATGCCCAGTCCGCCCGAGCCAGAGCAGGTCGACGATCCGGCCCGGCTCAAGGCCCTCACCCACCCGCGCCGCCTGCGGATCCTGACCGAACTCCGCCGCGGCCCGGCCACGGCCACCATGCTCGCCAGGGCGCTGGGGGAGAACAGCGGCGCCACCAGCTACCACCTGCGGCAACTGGCCGAGCACGGCTACGTGGAGGCGGCCGGAGACCACGCCGGAACCGCGCGCGGCAGGGAACGCTGGTGGCGGCTCCGGCCGCACGACCTGCGCTTCCCGCCGCGCAGTGCGCAGAGCCCGGCCATGCGGGCCCAGTTCGACGAGTTCGGCCGCCAGAAGTTCCAGGCGGACCTCGACCTGTTCGCCGCGTTCCAGGCCCAGCGCGAGGCGATGGGCGACTGGGGCGACGTGCTGCCGTTCAGCCGCGGCACCCTCCACCTCACCCGCGAGGAGGCCGTGCGCTTCTTCGAGGACTACCTCGAACTGTTCCGCCGTTACTGGCGCACCGGCGACGACGTCCCGCCGGACGCCAGGGCGCTGGCGGTGCGGTTCATCGCCTTCCCGATCCCGGAAACGGAGGCGCCCGTGGACTGA
- a CDS encoding adenylate/guanylate cyclase domain-containing protein codes for MSGLDPGPPVTRVIFAVDIEGSTKQNNMMKAGLRAAMYKMVEQSLRQAGIGENHHEPWVDRGDSVLVLVRPVDEVPRTVFLSEVVPSLEEMLQAHAAAESGHRLRMRAVLHAGEVHIDRYGCFGEALDIAFRLLDAPMLKDLFRSTETPLLLAVSDAIYQGVVRQGYDGIDPASFTQALQVEVANQLHRGWVRTKEGAPPQRHGGEGKVIDVNRRRLSRAVALAKRMQSA; via the coding sequence ATGAGCGGGCTGGACCCGGGGCCGCCGGTGACCCGGGTCATCTTCGCGGTCGACATCGAGGGGTCGACCAAGCAGAACAACATGATGAAGGCGGGCCTGCGCGCGGCCATGTACAAGATGGTCGAGCAGAGCCTGCGGCAGGCGGGCATCGGCGAGAACCACCACGAACCGTGGGTCGACCGCGGTGACAGCGTGCTGGTGCTGGTCCGCCCGGTGGACGAGGTGCCGCGCACGGTGTTCCTCTCCGAGGTGGTGCCGTCGCTCGAAGAGATGCTCCAGGCGCACGCGGCCGCCGAATCCGGGCATCGCCTGCGCATGCGAGCCGTGCTGCACGCCGGTGAGGTGCACATCGACCGCTACGGCTGCTTCGGCGAGGCATTGGACATCGCCTTCCGGCTGCTGGACGCCCCGATGCTGAAGGACCTGTTCCGCAGCACCGAGACCCCGCTGCTGCTGGCCGTGTCCGACGCGATCTACCAGGGCGTGGTCCGCCAGGGCTACGACGGCATCGACCCGGCGTCGTTCACCCAGGCGCTCCAGGTCGAGGTGGCCAACCAGCTGCACCGCGGCTGGGTCCGGACCAAGGAAGGGGCACCACCGCAGCGGCACGGCGGCGAGGGCAAGGTGATCGACGTCAACCGGCGGCGCCTGTCCAGGGCGGTCGCGCTGGCGAAACGCATGCAGTCGGCCTGA
- a CDS encoding helix-turn-helix domain-containing protein, producing MLRQERDSKGYTQRDVAEALDWSPSKLIRIEKGTVGISVTDLKALLLHYDITERERVDQLVDMVKAGKKPAWWHQYRDVYRPQFINLIGLESSAIRIQQFQGLVVPGTLQTPEYATAIMRAYGTPESNLERGVEVRMRRRDELLRSGGPELSYIIDEAALRRQVGDREVMTGQIRQLVELSAYKQMHIRVMPFSAGPNSAMVSSFMVLELSEEQDDYAMLLETPDGDQLIEEPTEQTARYSKFFNELQDKALSEEDTLVFLDELLARLGEDE from the coding sequence GTGCTGCGGCAGGAACGCGACAGCAAGGGGTACACCCAGCGCGACGTCGCGGAGGCCCTCGACTGGTCGCCGTCGAAGCTCATCCGCATCGAGAAGGGCACGGTCGGCATCTCGGTGACCGATCTGAAGGCCCTGCTGCTGCACTACGACATCACCGAACGCGAGCGGGTCGACCAGCTGGTCGACATGGTCAAGGCGGGCAAGAAGCCGGCCTGGTGGCACCAGTACCGCGACGTCTACCGCCCGCAGTTCATCAACCTGATCGGCCTGGAGTCCTCGGCCATCCGGATCCAGCAGTTCCAGGGCCTGGTCGTGCCGGGCACGCTGCAGACGCCGGAGTACGCCACGGCGATCATGCGCGCCTACGGCACGCCGGAGTCCAACCTCGAGCGCGGGGTCGAGGTCCGGATGCGGCGCCGGGACGAGCTGCTGCGCTCCGGCGGACCCGAGCTGTCCTACATCATCGACGAGGCCGCGTTGCGCCGGCAGGTCGGCGACCGTGAGGTGATGACCGGGCAGATCCGGCAACTGGTCGAGCTGTCCGCTTACAAGCAGATGCACATTCGCGTGATGCCGTTCAGCGCCGGGCCGAACTCCGCGATGGTCAGCTCGTTCATGGTGCTCGAGCTGTCCGAGGAGCAGGACGACTACGCGATGCTGCTCGAGACCCCGGACGGTGACCAGCTCATCGAGGAGCCGACCGAGCAGACCGCGCGCTACTCGAAGTTCTTCAACGAACTGCAGGACAAGGCGCTCTCCGAGGAGGACACCCTGGTGTTCCTCGACGAGCTGCTCGCACGGCTGGGAGAGGACGAATGA
- a CDS encoding DUF397 domain-containing protein: MGSPRVVEVDSSGLRWIKSSRSKDDENDCVELAFEPHHVLVRDSKDRHGPRLRFSAAGWAAFLAAVRTGA; encoded by the coding sequence GTGGGCAGCCCACGCGTGGTCGAAGTCGACTCGTCCGGCCTTCGCTGGATCAAGAGCTCCAGAAGCAAGGACGACGAAAACGACTGCGTGGAACTCGCCTTCGAGCCGCACCACGTGCTGGTCCGCGACTCCAAGGACCGACACGGCCCCCGCCTGCGGTTTTCCGCGGCGGGCTGGGCCGCTTTCCTCGCCGCCGTGCGCACCGGCGCCTGA